A genomic window from Sphingobacterium spiritivorum includes:
- a CDS encoding SusC/RagA family TonB-linked outer membrane protein: protein MSQKKHLKHEISSRLLNRQFASGHKIVTSNMISMLKSHILKKFSLSAFLTFLLVLSAMTSEASTSYQTKETIRGIVKDSHGTPLQGASVLIVQLKKTTSSDKKGEFLFEDIPRGVYTIQISYIGYMPTQTDITVKANNPRLSFNLQADETGLNEVVVVGYGTQKRSDLTGSIAKVSVEDMQKAPVGNFTDALAGRVAGVVVSAPGGQPGSTPNIVIRGNNSISQSNSPLWVVDGFPMEDANATAINPNDIESVEVLKDASATAIYGARGANGVIMVTTKKGKEGPPVVSFNASYGWQKMGKTMKLMDPESFLRYQSERDILSNTLYRNPVTGISGPGTVTDSLYLRYATIDDYRNIKSTDFQKSMFLKSPMQNYDISMRGGSDKTKYALSGSIFDQDGVLINSGFRRYQGRINLEQIISRIFKVGADVNYSNQKGWGGSPVPASISGYFTAQMSPFYTMWGYRPMAPLDAQGKQTIDLENDFLDPAQWNTNSIANQYIINPLINQQHRVRDNVTNSLNANSYVEINFLDDLKLRITGGINSWAGKDIQFNDTQTAEGSPLTANGSTYGVNGSVINTQFTGWSNENILTWNKTFTQKHNLILTGVVSEQGGLYTLDGASAVKLPKAELGVAGLSQGTPQSIPSSRSNWTLASMLARANYNYDSRYFLTVSYRADGSSKFSPGNKWGSFWSGAVKWNFFNERFLKDVTWLSNGALRASYGQTGNNRVDDFVTYSRIVISTPVTAHSSDGAVFGNEIPPFASAGSFGNPQLRWETTEQSNLGIDLSVFKGRIALTADLYRKRTRDLLLNASVPLVQGYRTVYKNIGSMQNQGLEIALNTTNIKTTDFSWTSNFNISWNQSKILSLASNQEAISSMTGFDGQFGNTPSYISKIGQPIGQMYGLVWDGVYQYEDFNYTTALNPSAGFPGQGSHWVLKDNVPTNGNSRAAIQPGDIKFKDLNGDGIVDADDYTVIGRGLPIHTGGFGNNFSYKDFDLNLFFQWSYGNNIQNANRIIFEGNINNTPLFNQFESYNNRWTPENTGSTLFRTGGAGPSGRYSSRTIEDGSYLRLKTVSLGYNLPAKLMTRIKMSNIRLYISAQNILTWTKYSGLDPEISTYNNVLTPGFDWSGYPQARTITFGVNAKF from the coding sequence ATGAGCCAAAAAAAACACCTAAAACATGAGATATCCTCAAGATTACTCAACAGACAATTTGCAAGTGGCCATAAAATTGTCACTTCAAATATGATTTCAATGCTGAAAAGTCATATTTTAAAAAAGTTTTCTTTATCGGCATTCCTGACCTTTCTATTAGTCTTATCTGCGATGACAAGCGAAGCCAGTACTTCATACCAGACTAAAGAAACTATTCGTGGAATTGTCAAAGATTCACACGGAACACCCTTACAGGGCGCTTCTGTTCTTATTGTTCAACTTAAAAAAACAACCTCTTCTGATAAGAAAGGAGAATTCTTATTTGAAGATATACCACGAGGTGTGTATACAATACAAATATCTTATATAGGCTATATGCCTACACAAACGGATATTACTGTTAAAGCTAATAATCCCAGGTTATCCTTCAACCTACAGGCGGATGAGACCGGTCTGAATGAAGTGGTAGTAGTAGGCTATGGTACACAAAAGCGCTCTGATCTGACAGGTTCTATCGCGAAAGTTTCTGTAGAAGATATGCAGAAAGCTCCGGTTGGAAATTTCACAGATGCACTGGCCGGTCGTGTTGCCGGAGTTGTTGTCAGTGCTCCCGGCGGACAACCCGGAAGCACGCCCAACATCGTTATCCGGGGAAATAATTCAATAAGCCAGAGCAATTCTCCTTTGTGGGTCGTGGATGGATTTCCGATGGAAGATGCAAATGCTACTGCCATTAATCCAAATGATATAGAAAGCGTAGAAGTTCTTAAAGACGCATCAGCAACTGCCATTTATGGAGCCAGAGGAGCTAATGGTGTCATTATGGTCACTACTAAAAAAGGGAAAGAAGGACCACCTGTTGTCAGTTTCAATGCAAGTTATGGCTGGCAGAAGATGGGAAAAACAATGAAATTGATGGATCCTGAATCATTCTTAAGATATCAGTCAGAAAGAGATATACTAAGCAATACTTTATATCGCAATCCGGTTACAGGTATTTCAGGTCCGGGTACAGTAACAGATTCCCTGTATTTACGATATGCCACAATTGATGATTACAGAAATATCAAAAGCACAGATTTCCAAAAAAGTATGTTTCTGAAAAGTCCTATGCAAAATTATGATATAAGTATGCGTGGCGGATCAGACAAAACAAAGTATGCACTATCCGGAAGTATATTCGATCAGGATGGTGTATTGATCAATTCGGGATTTCGCCGTTATCAGGGCAGAATAAATCTGGAACAGATTATTTCCAGAATATTCAAGGTTGGAGCAGATGTAAACTATTCGAATCAGAAAGGATGGGGCGGATCTCCCGTACCGGCGAGTATAAGTGGCTATTTTACAGCACAGATGTCTCCTTTCTATACCATGTGGGGATATCGTCCTATGGCACCATTAGACGCTCAAGGAAAGCAGACAATTGATCTCGAAAATGATTTTTTAGATCCCGCACAATGGAATACCAATAGTATCGCGAATCAGTATATTATTAACCCGTTAATTAATCAGCAACACAGAGTACGGGATAATGTTACGAACTCTCTCAATGCCAATTCATATGTTGAGATCAACTTTCTCGATGATCTGAAATTACGTATTACCGGAGGCATTAATAGCTGGGCTGGTAAAGATATACAGTTTAACGATACGCAGACCGCAGAAGGAAGTCCACTCACTGCCAATGGTTCTACATATGGCGTAAACGGTTCCGTAATCAATACACAATTTACCGGTTGGTCTAACGAAAACATACTTACCTGGAACAAGACGTTTACACAAAAACATAATCTAATCCTGACAGGTGTGGTTAGCGAGCAAGGCGGACTTTACACATTAGACGGAGCTTCAGCAGTAAAATTACCTAAAGCCGAATTAGGTGTCGCCGGACTTTCGCAAGGTACTCCGCAGTCGATTCCTTCTTCTAGGTCAAACTGGACACTTGCATCCATGCTGGCAAGAGCCAACTATAACTATGACTCAAGATACTTCCTCACCGTATCATACAGGGCAGACGGATCTTCCAAATTCAGTCCGGGTAATAAATGGGGTAGTTTCTGGTCTGGTGCCGTCAAATGGAACTTTTTTAACGAAAGATTTCTTAAAGATGTAACATGGTTATCCAACGGTGCTTTGAGGGCAAGTTACGGACAGACAGGTAATAATCGGGTTGATGATTTTGTTACATACTCCCGTATAGTAATCAGTACGCCTGTCACTGCTCATAGTTCAGATGGTGCTGTATTTGGGAATGAAATTCCACCTTTTGCATCTGCCGGTTCTTTCGGTAATCCCCAGCTCCGTTGGGAGACAACTGAACAGAGCAATCTCGGAATTGATTTAAGCGTTTTTAAAGGTCGTATCGCACTTACTGCAGATCTGTATCGGAAGCGCACCCGGGATCTGCTACTGAATGCGTCTGTTCCATTGGTACAGGGATACCGAACTGTCTATAAAAATATCGGAAGTATGCAGAATCAGGGCCTTGAAATAGCTCTCAATACCACAAATATCAAAACGACTGATTTTAGCTGGACAAGTAATTTCAATATTTCCTGGAATCAAAGCAAAATTCTTTCCTTAGCGTCCAATCAGGAGGCTATATCTTCCATGACAGGTTTTGATGGTCAGTTTGGAAATACACCATCTTATATATCGAAGATCGGACAACCTATCGGCCAGATGTATGGTTTGGTTTGGGATGGCGTATATCAGTATGAAGATTTCAATTACACAACAGCACTCAATCCATCTGCAGGATTCCCCGGACAAGGAAGTCACTGGGTTCTGAAAGATAATGTACCAACAAACGGCAACAGCAGGGCAGCGATACAACCCGGCGATATCAAATTCAAAGATCTGAATGGGGATGGTATCGTTGATGCAGACGATTATACCGTAATCGGACGTGGTTTGCCTATTCATACCGGTGGATTTGGGAACAACTTTTCATATAAAGATTTTGACTTGAATCTGTTTTTCCAATGGAGTTATGGAAACAATATTCAAAATGCAAACCGTATCATTTTTGAAGGTAATATCAATAATACTCCTCTGTTTAATCAGTTTGAGAGTTACAATAACCGCTGGACACCTGAAAATACAGGTAGTACACTTTTCCGAACCGGTGGTGCAGGACCAAGCGGCCGGTACTCCAGCAGAACTATAGAAGACGGATCCTACCTTCGCCTGAAAACCGTTTCACTTGGATACAATTTGCCCGCAAAATTAATGACACGAATAAAAATGAGTAATATAAGGCTGTATATATCCGCGCAAAACATACTTACCTGGACAAAATACTCCGGCTTAGATCCTGAAATAAGTACATACAATAATGTGCTCACACCGGGATTTGATTGGAGCGGTTACCCGCAGGCCAGGACAATTACTTTTGGAGTAAACGCAAAATTTTAA
- a CDS encoding RagB/SusD family nutrient uptake outer membrane protein produces MKYLIQFFSALYQNGQRKAIQIFFYIFLFSCIGCTKFLETTPQDFVTPTNYYTTKEELNSALAGVYGPLGLYEVYGELLSIQSQGVTDEGYATYFSGIANDVAMNLQTYTHNKINAFWQHCYTGIERANLLLENADRATADPKFITTVKAEAKFMRGYYHFLLAQYFGGIPIKIEASKDPNKVNFPRATEKEVYEQVLKDMTEAEPDLADINAPELKSASSRVSKSAAQGILARVCLKMAGYPLYDKAKYADALSWAKKVQASGFHTLLTDKDSNPNIVNLRGLPLQYNATNGNPAYTNNGYAQIFLNEVTNRYDVRESIWEADYFIQGIAAGKTGYIGSQIGLQNANNDPIYGRTAPTINAQQYLYSKYAPGDLRRDWAIAPYANQGDGGAAGAPRRSFYNASTQLLNRSVGKWRREYEPLGPGFNTKPNWSTQINFPILRYADILLMICEAEFMLNGPSQTALDAINQVRRRAYGKDLNTPDPAIDLTAGTLTLSEIQDERARELCFEALRKTDLIRWGIYLQRMQELINFNNTKGIPNDGNLTNANRAALNALAGGNKFLLWPIPSGETQVNKGITQNPGY; encoded by the coding sequence ATGAAATATTTAATCCAATTCTTCTCTGCACTGTATCAGAATGGTCAGAGAAAGGCAATACAGATCTTCTTTTACATCTTTCTGTTTTCCTGTATCGGATGTACAAAGTTCCTGGAGACCACTCCACAGGATTTTGTAACACCAACTAACTATTACACCACAAAAGAAGAACTCAATTCTGCTCTCGCAGGTGTATACGGTCCTTTAGGGCTTTACGAGGTGTACGGGGAACTGCTATCCATTCAGTCTCAAGGAGTTACTGATGAAGGGTACGCCACTTATTTTTCAGGTATAGCCAACGATGTAGCTATGAATCTTCAGACCTACACACATAACAAGATAAATGCGTTCTGGCAACATTGTTATACAGGTATTGAAAGAGCTAATTTATTGCTTGAAAATGCAGATAGAGCTACAGCGGATCCTAAGTTCATCACCACAGTAAAGGCAGAAGCTAAATTTATGCGGGGATATTATCACTTTTTACTCGCTCAGTATTTCGGTGGTATACCCATAAAAATTGAAGCCAGCAAAGACCCTAATAAGGTAAATTTTCCACGTGCAACAGAAAAAGAGGTGTACGAACAGGTATTAAAGGATATGACGGAAGCTGAACCGGATCTTGCGGATATTAACGCCCCGGAATTAAAATCTGCATCCAGCAGGGTCTCAAAATCGGCGGCTCAGGGCATTTTGGCCAGAGTATGCCTGAAGATGGCAGGATATCCGCTTTATGATAAAGCCAAGTATGCAGATGCTCTTTCGTGGGCTAAAAAAGTACAGGCTTCAGGTTTTCACACCTTACTTACGGACAAAGATTCCAATCCGAATATAGTCAATTTGAGGGGATTACCGCTGCAATATAACGCGACGAATGGTAATCCTGCCTATACCAATAATGGTTATGCCCAAATCTTTTTAAATGAAGTGACTAATCGCTACGATGTAAGAGAAAGTATATGGGAAGCAGATTATTTTATACAAGGTATAGCCGCAGGTAAAACAGGATATATAGGCTCACAAATCGGACTTCAAAATGCGAACAATGACCCTATCTACGGCAGAACTGCGCCCACTATCAATGCTCAACAATATCTGTACAGCAAATATGCTCCGGGAGATCTCAGACGAGACTGGGCTATAGCGCCCTATGCTAATCAGGGAGACGGAGGTGCTGCAGGAGCACCTCGCCGCTCCTTTTACAATGCATCCACCCAATTGCTAAACCGCTCCGTTGGTAAATGGAGAAGAGAATATGAACCTTTAGGTCCTGGCTTTAATACCAAACCCAACTGGTCCACTCAAATTAATTTTCCTATCTTAAGATATGCGGATATTTTACTGATGATATGTGAGGCTGAATTCATGTTGAATGGTCCCTCACAGACAGCACTGGATGCCATTAATCAGGTACGGAGAAGAGCATATGGCAAAGACTTGAATACACCGGATCCGGCTATTGATCTGACAGCAGGAACACTTACATTATCAGAGATACAGGATGAAAGAGCCAGAGAACTTTGTTTTGAAGCACTTCGCAAAACAGATCTTATCAGATGGGGAATATATCTGCAAAGAATGCAGGAACTTATAAACTTCAACAATACGAAAGGAATACCCAACGATGGAAATCTAACAAATGCTAACCGTGCCGCATTGAATGCACTTGCCGGAGGAAACAAATTCTTACTATGGCCGATTCCCTCAGGCGAAACACAGGTAAATAAAGGAATAACACAAAATCCGGGATATTAA
- a CDS encoding DUF5017 domain-containing protein: MKSIKKIMGFLSVLLLISCEKNISPNPISFDVDIFNNSDIKTTKFKVNDTLNFKFSGNPDRITFYSGETGRMYINRNKTTDPSPNNTLRFYTNRGNAGTDKLQLLYTTDSILYTQFNNKDSIAIPLAKWKDISDRVTWATGNSNMQSGDISLNTEASTGSGKIWLAFKYTAPAGAGQGTWTVGNIDLRHYVGDTYYTLLTSAIVIPTAFPSYTVSPGWGTVNVTNPLLKWTLTGGSSGNTSIGQSLSSNFSTQSFTIRGNTNSTTSLQTESWIVSGPIDLKRVLPDYGVSVKNKTENAENVSKGFYASPKANFTYSFTKPGSYEMVFYSQNDTGFGEISTTKTIKVEIVPR, from the coding sequence ATGAAATCAATAAAAAAAATAATGGGATTCCTATCAGTGTTACTACTGATCTCATGCGAAAAAAATATATCGCCCAATCCGATTAGTTTTGATGTAGATATATTCAATAATTCAGATATTAAGACTACAAAGTTTAAAGTAAATGATACGCTTAATTTTAAATTTTCAGGCAATCCCGATCGCATTACTTTTTACTCAGGAGAAACAGGACGTATGTATATAAACCGAAATAAGACAACAGATCCTTCACCAAATAATACGTTAAGATTTTATACTAACCGGGGAAATGCAGGCACGGACAAATTACAACTGTTGTATACTACGGACTCTATTCTATATACACAGTTTAATAACAAAGATTCGATTGCTATACCTTTAGCCAAGTGGAAAGATATTTCAGACAGGGTGACCTGGGCAACGGGAAACAGCAATATGCAATCCGGAGATATTAGTCTGAACACGGAAGCAAGTACCGGATCAGGTAAAATCTGGTTAGCTTTTAAATATACCGCGCCGGCAGGAGCCGGGCAAGGTACGTGGACAGTAGGCAACATCGACTTGCGTCATTATGTGGGTGATACATATTACACCTTGTTAACCTCAGCTATTGTTATACCTACAGCATTTCCAAGCTATACAGTAAGTCCCGGCTGGGGAACTGTCAATGTAACCAATCCCCTTTTAAAATGGACATTAACAGGAGGCAGTAGCGGCAATACAAGTATCGGTCAAAGCCTTTCCTCAAACTTTAGTACCCAAAGTTTTACAATACGCGGAAACACAAACTCAACAACATCCCTTCAAACAGAAAGCTGGATTGTAAGCGGCCCCATAGATTTAAAAAGAGTCCTGCCGGATTACGGGGTTTCAGTTAAAAATAAAACGGAGAATGCTGAGAATGTATCCAAAGGTTTTTATGCATCACCAAAGGCCAATTTTACATACAGTTTTACCAAACCCGGCTCTTATGAGATGGTTTTCTATTCTCAAAATGATACTGGTTTTGGTGAGATCTCCACAACAAAAACAATAAAAGTTGAAATCGTACCCAGATAA
- a CDS encoding alpha-L-fucosidase yields MKKIKLILILIYISVSWPGSAQEFIQAKSETYVTPTDPAVIKKLEQWRDLKFGMFIHYGLYTEAGATGLSNQGSSWSLTNMPFVQRDTTIEYSDFKQKYFSQINSFNPQKLNPEKLAILGKKAGMKYLIFTSKHHDGFNLFDTRQTNFSIMHGAYKNNHNANILKSFFEAFRKQGYMVGAYYSKPDWHSSYYWWDKYPTSNGGENYNTREYPERWDKFIQFTNNQVAELTNGDYGNVDILWIDAWGQEWGMKKKAEIARSKQPGILIIERGTPGTGYEDYQTPEQGIPKAQMSHPWESCITLGKRWSYVPTDEQHFKSSAQVIHTLVEIVAKGGSLLLGFSPKADGTIAQSIVERLEEIGNWTSRNGEAIYNTRNTEIYHQGNTWFTQSKDGTKIYAITNLEEGKAIPSTLTWQGNEPAEGSVIKCLQTGEKVAWKKTENRIEITLPKELPNNLPAISFVLTKI; encoded by the coding sequence ATGAAAAAAATAAAATTGATACTCATCCTCATATACATTAGTGTCAGCTGGCCCGGATCAGCACAAGAATTTATTCAGGCAAAATCTGAAACCTATGTTACACCTACAGATCCGGCAGTAATAAAAAAACTGGAACAATGGCGGGATTTAAAATTCGGAATGTTTATACACTATGGATTATATACGGAGGCAGGTGCAACCGGTTTGTCCAATCAAGGTTCTTCATGGTCGCTGACCAATATGCCTTTTGTACAAAGAGATACTACTATAGAGTACTCCGATTTCAAGCAAAAATATTTTTCACAAATCAACAGCTTTAATCCTCAAAAACTCAACCCGGAAAAGCTGGCAATACTTGGTAAAAAAGCAGGAATGAAATATCTGATATTCACGTCAAAGCACCACGACGGATTTAACCTGTTCGACACCAGACAAACCAATTTTTCCATTATGCATGGGGCATATAAGAATAATCATAATGCTAATATACTGAAGTCTTTTTTCGAGGCATTTCGTAAACAAGGTTATATGGTTGGTGCTTATTATTCTAAACCGGACTGGCATTCTTCCTACTATTGGTGGGATAAATATCCGACGAGCAATGGTGGGGAAAATTACAATACCAGGGAATATCCTGAACGTTGGGATAAATTTATTCAGTTTACAAACAATCAGGTGGCCGAACTGACGAATGGTGATTATGGAAATGTAGATATACTGTGGATTGACGCATGGGGTCAGGAATGGGGAATGAAAAAGAAAGCTGAAATAGCGCGTAGCAAACAACCAGGAATTTTAATTATAGAAAGAGGAACTCCAGGCACCGGATACGAAGACTATCAGACGCCAGAGCAGGGTATTCCGAAAGCGCAAATGTCCCATCCATGGGAAAGCTGTATTACTTTAGGAAAAAGGTGGTCTTACGTCCCTACAGATGAACAACACTTTAAATCATCCGCACAAGTCATTCATACTCTGGTAGAAATTGTAGCTAAAGGAGGTTCCCTATTGCTTGGATTTAGTCCCAAGGCGGATGGAACAATAGCGCAAAGCATCGTTGAAAGACTGGAAGAAATAGGTAATTGGACATCCAGAAACGGAGAAGCCATATACAATACACGCAATACTGAAATATATCATCAGGGCAATACCTGGTTTACCCAAAGTAAAGACGGTACAAAAATATATGCAATCACAAATCTGGAAGAAGGTAAGGCTATCCCCTCAACACTAACATGGCAAGGAAATGAGCCTGCAGAAGGATCAGTTATAAAATGTCTGCAGACAGGTGAAAAAGTTGCTTGGAAAAAAACGGAAAACAGAATTGAGATTACCTTACCTAAAGAACTGCCTAACAATTTGCCTGCTATATCCTTTGTATTAACAAAAATTTAA
- a CDS encoding glycoside hydrolase family 43 protein, whose protein sequence is MRKQKIQRLIPLLPFIGIFFYMHFSLYAQEKQPKFENSISKPLIRNMYTADPSAHVFNNKIYIYGSHDIETDVAENNSGDHFQMKDYHVLSMDSPTGKVTDHGVALAVENILWAGKQLWAPDVAYRNHTYYLYFPLKDKKGVFRIGVATSKHPQGPFKAEKEPIKGSYSIDPAVFKDNDNSFYLYFGGIHGGQLQRWKSGTYDKNVSDSKDGQKDEEPALTAKVARLTPDMKQFAEEPKDVVILDEKGNVIRSEDHDRRFFEGSWIHKYNGKYYFSYSTGDTHKLVYATGDSPYGPFTYRGVIMLPVIGWTTHHSIVEFQNKWWLYYHDTELSGGKTHLRNIKVTELKYNKDGSIITIDPYGKK, encoded by the coding sequence ATGAGAAAGCAAAAAATCCAAAGATTAATTCCACTATTACCTTTTATAGGAATATTCTTTTACATGCATTTTTCACTATATGCTCAGGAAAAACAACCAAAATTTGAAAACTCGATATCAAAACCGCTCATACGGAATATGTATACAGCAGATCCTTCTGCCCATGTTTTTAATAACAAAATATATATTTATGGTTCGCACGATATAGAAACAGATGTTGCTGAAAACAATAGTGGTGATCACTTTCAAATGAAAGATTACCATGTATTGTCCATGGATAGTCCTACAGGAAAAGTCACAGACCATGGAGTAGCATTAGCTGTTGAGAATATTCTATGGGCAGGTAAGCAACTTTGGGCACCCGATGTGGCATATCGCAATCATACCTACTACCTTTATTTTCCATTAAAAGATAAGAAAGGAGTATTTCGTATTGGTGTCGCCACATCCAAACACCCACAAGGTCCTTTTAAGGCCGAAAAAGAACCTATCAAAGGAAGTTATAGTATAGATCCGGCCGTATTTAAAGATAATGACAACAGCTTTTATTTGTATTTTGGAGGTATCCATGGGGGACAGTTACAGCGTTGGAAAAGCGGTACATATGATAAAAATGTTTCCGACAGTAAAGACGGACAAAAAGATGAAGAACCGGCACTTACAGCCAAAGTAGCCAGACTAACTCCCGATATGAAGCAATTTGCAGAGGAACCAAAAGATGTAGTTATATTGGACGAAAAAGGTAATGTTATACGAAGTGAAGACCACGACAGACGCTTCTTCGAAGGTTCATGGATACATAAATACAATGGAAAATATTACTTCTCCTATTCTACTGGCGATACACATAAATTAGTGTATGCAACAGGCGATTCGCCTTACGGACCATTCACCTATAGAGGAGTAATTATGCTACCTGTAATAGGCTGGACGACACATCATTCCATTGTTGAATTCCAAAATAAATGGTGGTTGTATTATCATGATACAGAGCTATCTGGAGGCAAAACTCATCTAAGAAATATTAAAGTAACCGAACTAAAATATAACAAAGACGGCAGTATTATAACTATTGATCCCTATGGCAAAAAGTAA
- a CDS encoding family 43 glycosylhydrolase, translating into MAKSKLINIALIGLTLLISNSVRAQNPIIGIPGISDPHIRVFNNKIYLYSGHDDKPTDTTWVMKDWRIFSTTDLINWKLETVISPEDNYMGAQSTDCWAGDAAERNGKYYFYFSDRKRSIGVMKADSPDGKYIDALGKPLVAPMHDPTIITDDDPNKTPYLVYGDKEGGGYHIARLNDDMISLAETPKPITITGEGWEKVGGWMDKNYIFKYKDTYYLSWGTEYAVSKNIYGPYTGAGSTGKGHHLGVFAHSSFFWWKGQFYHAWCYYLKQGYKFRSTIITYCHFDDQGRLVTDTDFLDKHFTNGVGQYDAGWPKIEAEWFYEKESLTRKQSSADGGFEIAGMHNGSWIRFANVDMTGSSKQFTAHLAGLSPKGKLEVRTGSISGPLIGTIKSVANKSKGPNQYQILSCKINPPKGKADIFLVYTDVDKKAALSLDWISFNHKTYSHHVGNKK; encoded by the coding sequence ATGGCAAAAAGTAAATTAATAAATATAGCACTAATAGGCCTGACGCTATTGATAAGCAACTCTGTAAGGGCTCAAAATCCGATTATCGGTATTCCAGGAATATCAGATCCTCATATAAGAGTCTTTAACAATAAAATATACCTCTATTCGGGACACGATGATAAGCCAACCGATACGACCTGGGTAATGAAAGACTGGCGGATATTTTCGACTACAGATCTGATAAACTGGAAGCTCGAAACGGTAATCTCCCCTGAAGATAATTATATGGGAGCACAGTCTACAGACTGCTGGGCCGGAGATGCCGCTGAAAGAAATGGAAAGTACTATTTCTATTTTTCGGACAGGAAAAGAAGTATAGGCGTAATGAAGGCCGATTCTCCTGATGGGAAATATATCGACGCACTGGGCAAACCTCTGGTCGCACCTATGCACGATCCAACCATTATTACAGACGATGATCCAAACAAAACACCCTATTTGGTATATGGAGACAAAGAAGGTGGAGGCTATCATATCGCTAGGCTAAATGATGATATGATATCGCTTGCTGAAACACCCAAACCTATCACAATCACAGGTGAAGGATGGGAAAAAGTCGGCGGTTGGATGGATAAAAATTATATTTTCAAATATAAAGATACCTACTACCTGAGCTGGGGAACGGAATATGCGGTGTCCAAAAACATATATGGCCCTTATACAGGAGCCGGATCTACTGGAAAAGGTCATCATTTAGGTGTATTCGCTCACAGCAGTTTTTTCTGGTGGAAAGGACAATTTTACCATGCATGGTGCTATTACCTTAAACAAGGTTACAAATTCAGATCAACGATTATTACCTATTGCCATTTTGATGATCAGGGGCGCCTTGTAACGGACACAGACTTTCTGGACAAGCACTTTACTAATGGAGTTGGACAGTATGATGCAGGTTGGCCTAAAATAGAAGCCGAATGGTTTTATGAAAAAGAAAGCCTTACCCGTAAACAATCATCTGCTGATGGTGGCTTTGAAATAGCCGGAATGCATAATGGCAGTTGGATTCGTTTTGCAAATGTGGACATGACCGGCAGCAGCAAACAGTTTACTGCACACTTAGCAGGTCTGTCACCAAAAGGTAAATTGGAAGTACGTACAGGTAGCATAAGCGGTCCCTTGATCGGTACAATAAAATCCGTTGCAAATAAAAGTAAAGGCCCGAATCAATATCAGATCTTATCCTGTAAAATCAATCCGCCAAAAGGTAAAGCTGATATATTCTTAGTGTATACCGATGTTGACAAAAAAGCAGCTCTATCGCTGGACTGGA